The Magnetococcales bacterium genomic interval ATTCGTGCGAAAAAACCGGAAACGAGCTGCTGCCATTGCCCATTCGCATCCCGAAGCCCATCGAAAACCTTAGTTATATTAATAAAAACCCTAGCATTCGGATCAAGCCAGACTCCCCCCTTCAAAGTAAGTTTCCCGTCGTTGTTTGCGGCAAGTTTGGAAAATCCCAGTTACACCGCGTTTCTGATCGACCCAGGCCATGGACGGGAGCGAAAACCTCCTCGTCTCCTCATGCCCCTGGTCACATCAAGGCATCGATCATGTTGCATGAATACAATATAAGTTAGAGTAAGCCGTTTCTTTGGATTGCGGGTCGTCGATACTTGTTTTTTCACAGTGTCTTTTCGGTTCTTGATGCAGTCACGTTTAACTTATTTCATTAAATTTATAATATTTAATATACAATAACTTTCTCGAAGAACGGAGAACCGGAGCAGTCCAACCGTCACGGAATCCGAACAGTGCGGTCCGTGGGAGCAAAAAACAAGCGAGGAGTTGTGCCATGGCAGGGGAAACAATGATGTTCAAGCTGAGTGGGGCTGCCCAGGCGGCGCAGGTGCCCATGCTGTCCGGGAAATCCTTTGTGGTGGGCTCGACCGTGGCGACGGGCGACGGCATGGCCAACTGGATCTTCCTGCACCCAATGTCCGGCAATGAGGGCATGGTGGCCCTCAAACTTGAGGGGGCAAGACAATCGGGACAGCTTTCGGCGTTGGTTGGCAAGACCGTCACTGTTGGCAAGGCCCCCATCGGGACGACCGCCGCCGGAAAATGGCTCATTCTCCATCAGGGGGCCACGGGAATGGCTGTCAAGGGGGCTGCGGGCGGGGGCGTCGCCATGCAACAGATCGGCTTCAAGGCGGGTGAAAAAGAATTGGAAACCGCTGCCGTCAAGGGCACTGCCGGAAAGGGCGCCATGGGCAAGGGCACGGTGGTCTGCACCGGCAAGGGGGCCTTGTCCGGAAAAACAGCCATGACCGGAAAAGGGGCCATGGCTGGAACAGGCATGGCCACCACCAAGGGAACCTTGATATGCAAGGGAGCCACGGCGGGGACCAATGGCGCCATCGGTGGTCAGGTTCTCGGAGGCAGCGGTGCGGCTGTTGGTGTCAAGGCTGCCGCCGGCGCCAAGGGGATCGCCACGGGCGGAACCATCTGGACCGGCTCCGGCACCAGTCTGGGTCTCGGTCTGGGCCTCGGCGCCTGGGGACCGATTCTGCTCGTCGGGGCAGTCGCCGCGGTCGGCGTCGGCATCTACAGTTACATGAAACGTCCCCCGGAAGAAGGCGAACTGGAAGAGGCGATCAGCTGATCCCGGAATGATTCCATGCGCGCCACCATGCATAAAATCTCGATTCCGTGGAGAGATGCACCGTGAAAACCAGAATGATGGCTGCACTCGGTTACATGGGCGTCTTGTGTCTGGTGCCATTGCTGCTCAACCGTCAGGACGGATTCGTGGCGTTCCATGCCAGGCAGGGATTGATCTTGTGGATCTGGGCCGCGTCATCCTTTTTTCTGATGCATTTTCCGGGATTGGGGCCATACATCTTCAGTACCTCGATGGTTTTGGTCACGTTTGCCAGCCTTGTCGGCCTGGTCTCGGTTCTGTTGAACCGATCCTGGAAATTTCCGATCATTCACGGACTTGTCCTGCAACTGTTTGGCGAAAAGAACGGAGATGCCGCCCGTGGGCAGTGACAGGACCGTGCATACTCAAGGCAAATCCGGAATGTTGGATTCCGAAGAACTGGAACGGCACCATCATAACGCCCTGTATCTTGTGGTGGCGCTGGTCATGATCTTTCTGACCCTGGTCATGGCGCTGCAACCGCTGTATCTGAGCCAGGTCCTGGGGTTGGCGCGTGACAATGCGGGGTTTGTCAACGCCAATATTCAGGTCATCACGGAATTGGTCGATCTGCTGTTCGTCGGCTATCTGGGATACATTTCCGATCGCATCGGGCGCATTCCTTTGATGATCTACGGATTCCTGCTGGCGGGTGTCACTGCGTTCCTGGCGCCGTTCGACATCGAAATCGGCGCCTTTCTGGGAATCAGTGCCCTTGTGGTTTTCTACGTGGTTCGCATTCTCATGTCACTCGGTGGCACCCTCATCTGGCCTCAGGTCGCCACCCTGGCCGGAGATTATACCCGGCCCGACGATCGGCCCAAATTCCTGGCCAACGTCGGCTTCATGATGGCCTTCGGCATCACCCTGGTCTATGCCGTATTGATGCAGATGCCGGAACAGATCGGTATCACGCCAACCATGTGGCTGGCCGGACTGATCGCCCTGGCAGGCGCATGGTTGGCGAAAAATCTTCTGGTCGATACGACCCAGCATCTTGAGGTCATCCGCGGTCCATTCCCGTTCAAACAAATCTGGGAACTCGTCAAACAGGAAGAAGGTTTGCGCCTCAGTTTTCTTTCCGCCTTCACGGCGCGCAACGACATGGTCATCATCGGACTTTTCCTGATGACCTGGTATGTGTACTTCGCCGATTTACTGGAGGGAATCACCCATACCCAGTCCGCTTCCCGTGCTGGAATCGTGATCGGTCTGGTTGGGGTTGTCGTCCTGATTGCCATTCCCTTTTGGGGACGACTGACCCTGCGCATCGGTCGTGTATCCGCCATCGCCTTCGGCCTGCTGCTGTCGGCCATCGGCTTCACGAGCATGGGGCTGATTCTCAATCCTTATTCATGGTGGATCCTGGTTCCGGTCACCATCATCGGGGTCGGACAGGCGGGCTGCATTCTGGTACCGCAAACCCTGGCTCTGGACCTGGCTCCCGAGTCCATACGCGGCTCCGTTCTTGGTGTCTTCAACACGGTCGGCTGTTTTGGCGTCATCTTCTTTCTACAGATCGGCGGAATTCTTTTTGACTGGATCGGCCCCACGGCACCATTCGTATTTACCGGTATCATCAACCTGGCACTGTTTCTCTACGCAATGCTGGTCATGAAAAAATCAAGCAAGGGGCATTCTGTCGCCGCTGCACAACCTATGTCGTCCATCCAGTTTTGAGGGAAAGGCCGGTCATGCCTACCATCGTCTTCGGACTGATCTCGATCGCTCTTGGTTTATGGGGACTCTCCACCTGGTGGTGGTCCATTGTCGAAATGCTTCGGGGTATTGTCCCCCTGCTGCTCATCGTTCTTGGTCTTGTGGCTCTTGGTGCGGGCGTTTCCAAAATGCGCATTGGTCGCCCGAACGGGCAGCCGGATGCGGAATTGACGGAACATTCCCAACAATCGGACGAGTAAACAACGATGTTTTCAAACAAAGGCGTCGAGTGTGGCCTGGAATACCGAAAATACCTCTTCATCGTTGGTGTCATCGCCGTCATCGGTCTTGCGGGAAGCTATTGGTATCTGAACTATTTCCTGGATGAAATCGGCATCGACTCGGAAAGGGCCATGGAGGTTACCCGCGACATGGGCCAGCAGGGGGTCGCCGCCATCGCGGCCATTCCCGGAACCCCGATCCAGTCGGCCCCACCGTCGATGCTCCAGGGGCAACCGGCGGCATTCTGGCAACCCGCTCCCGGCACGTCCGCGGCACCGACGGATCAGGAATCCTTTTCCACCGTGGTTCGATCCATCCTGCCCAGTGTCGTCAATGTCAGCACCCAGAATCGTTCGACCCCGTTTCAGGCGGGCATGGCCCCGGCTGCTGGGACCGCGATCCCACCCAATCCCGAAGGAACCTTGAAATTTGCCAGCCCCTTCACGGGCGTGGCCATGGAAAGCATCGGTTCGGGGGTGATCGTCTCCGCCGACGGTTATGTCGTCAGCAATTTTCACGTCGTCGAAAATGCCCAGAACATTTTTGTCACGGTTTTTGGTGTCCAGGGAACCCAGCGTTACCCCGCCGAGGTGATCCGTCTCGACCCGGCCCGGGATCTGGTCCTTCTGAAGATCAACGTTCCCCTTCCCCTGCAGGCGTCGCCCCTGGGAAACAGTGACCTGATCCAGGTCGGCGACCCGGTGATCACGGTTGGATGTCCTTTTGGACTCGATCAAACCGTCAGCAAGGGGATCATCTCCGGTTCCCGCAAGGCAGTGACCATCGAGGGGGTGGTTCACAAGGACCTCATTCAAACCGACGCCGCCATCAATCAGGGTAATTCCGGTGGACCGCTCGTGTCACGCTTCGGTTATGTCATAGGCATCAACACGGCCATCTATTCGCCAACGCAGGCATTTTCCGGGGTTGGTTTTGCGGTGCCGGTCAATGCGGTCCGCGAGTTTCTGGGGGAAATCATCACACTTCCCGAAATCACCCCGGCCATGGCCCAGCAGGGTTGGACCGGACAAGGGCAGACCGTGGCCGCCCGACGGACGCCACCAGCCATTCCGGCCAATGCGGTCGCGCCGCATGGGGATCGCGGAACCTGTGAAAGCTGTCATGTCATCCTTCCCGCGGGACAATTGGCCCATCTGCCGACCTCCGCATTTGGCATTCCGGGGGGGGCCAATGGGTTCAACGTCGCCATGCCCGCCACCACGATCGATCCAAACATGGGAACGGCCCCGCCAACGCTTCAGGAAACCTCCCTGATCGGCGCCGATTTCAAACCGCTCGACGAAGTGTTGATTCAACGGTTTTCGCCGCCCTTTGCCAACGGTGTCTTTGTCCAGGGTATCCTTCCTGGTTCCGCGGCGGCCATGGCGGGTCTGGAGGTTGGCGACATTCTTTTCAAATTGGACGGACGCTGGCTGCGCTCTCCCGAGGAACTTGTGGCACGGTTGAAAAAGTATGCGATTGGCGACAAGGCGCGGTTTTCCCTGATTCGGAAACAAAAACGGATGGATCTGATCGTATCGATCACCCCTCCGCCGGTCACGACGATGGATCCCCGGCAACCGGTCACCGGTCTCCAGGGAAATGCGGCGGTTTCCACGGGCAACGTCAACCCCGGTCCCCCCCCGCCGACGGAGTTTGAATGGATGGGCATGGAACTTCAGCCGATTAAGCCCGCCATGGCCAGCAAAACTCAGTCACTTTCAGGCAAGCAGGGAGCACTGGTTCAGGAATTGGATCCTGGTTTACAGGCCGAGCAGGCGGGTCTGCTTGTGAACGATATCGTCCTTGCCATCAACAGTCAGCCGGTTTCCACCAATGCGTTATTGGATCAGGCCATCAAGGCGACCTTATCAGCCAAAACCATCCTCTTGGATGTCGAACGTGACAACAAACGCATGTTTGTCACATTGAAATAGATGACCATGAAACGTTTTCGCCAGGTGCCTGGCGGCGGACAGGAGAGACATTGATGGACAAATTCAAAGAAGGTGGTTCCGGATCGACCAGGAAAGAATGGCAGCCTCGGGATCCTGGAAAAAAATCGGGTAACAAGGGTGAAGAGGTGCCAGGCGCGAATGACACAATGGCGGACAATCTTGATCTTGTATTGCAACAGCAATTGAACGACAAGCTGAAAAAGGCTTCGGGACCCACCGATGAAAAGCCCGATGCAAAAGTTGCGACCGGTCATGATGTGACGGTATCGGACGCTGCCATCGGATCGGAAGGCGAAAAAAAAGAAAACGCCGCGAAGGATCTTTTTTCCCAGACGTCGATACCGGGCACACCATCGACCTCCGTGGCGGCAGGAGGTACGGGACCATCCGGGACCACCATCGTTTCCGGCGACACGGTGAAGGATTCCGGCAAAATCGCGGAAAAGTCGGCTGGAAACACCGATGAGAAGGGGCAGGAAAAAGATACCGCAAAGGCGTTGCCCTCTGCCGCGATCCCAGTGGCCCAAACAGCGACTGCCACGACTCTTGACGATAAGCTGAAGGGGTTTTCAACGCGGATGGACGAAAAGGAAAAGAGGAAAAAATCAATCTCCTCCGCTCCTCCCGAGACATCCTTGGCGGTCACGACCGCTTCCGGGGAAACTCCGTCGATTCCCGTGGACAAATCGATGGCCCCGGCGGTTTCCGGGGAGGGAAAACCGGTCCAGAGCGCGGAATCACCCGCCCCATCAACCTTGAAGAAGCT includes:
- a CDS encoding MFS transporter — encoded protein: MLDSEELERHHHNALYLVVALVMIFLTLVMALQPLYLSQVLGLARDNAGFVNANIQVITELVDLLFVGYLGYISDRIGRIPLMIYGFLLAGVTAFLAPFDIEIGAFLGISALVVFYVVRILMSLGGTLIWPQVATLAGDYTRPDDRPKFLANVGFMMAFGITLVYAVLMQMPEQIGITPTMWLAGLIALAGAWLAKNLLVDTTQHLEVIRGPFPFKQIWELVKQEEGLRLSFLSAFTARNDMVIIGLFLMTWYVYFADLLEGITHTQSASRAGIVIGLVGVVVLIAIPFWGRLTLRIGRVSAIAFGLLLSAIGFTSMGLILNPYSWWILVPVTIIGVGQAGCILVPQTLALDLAPESIRGSVLGVFNTVGCFGVIFFLQIGGILFDWIGPTAPFVFTGIINLALFLYAMLVMKKSSKGHSVAAAQPMSSIQF
- a CDS encoding trypsin-like peptidase domain-containing protein codes for the protein MFSNKGVECGLEYRKYLFIVGVIAVIGLAGSYWYLNYFLDEIGIDSERAMEVTRDMGQQGVAAIAAIPGTPIQSAPPSMLQGQPAAFWQPAPGTSAAPTDQESFSTVVRSILPSVVNVSTQNRSTPFQAGMAPAAGTAIPPNPEGTLKFASPFTGVAMESIGSGVIVSADGYVVSNFHVVENAQNIFVTVFGVQGTQRYPAEVIRLDPARDLVLLKINVPLPLQASPLGNSDLIQVGDPVITVGCPFGLDQTVSKGIISGSRKAVTIEGVVHKDLIQTDAAINQGNSGGPLVSRFGYVIGINTAIYSPTQAFSGVGFAVPVNAVREFLGEIITLPEITPAMAQQGWTGQGQTVAARRTPPAIPANAVAPHGDRGTCESCHVILPAGQLAHLPTSAFGIPGGANGFNVAMPATTIDPNMGTAPPTLQETSLIGADFKPLDEVLIQRFSPPFANGVFVQGILPGSAAAMAGLEVGDILFKLDGRWLRSPEELVARLKKYAIGDKARFSLIRKQKRMDLIVSITPPPVTTMDPRQPVTGLQGNAAVSTGNVNPGPPPPTEFEWMGMELQPIKPAMASKTQSLSGKQGALVQELDPGLQAEQAGLLVNDIVLAINSQPVSTNALLDQAIKATLSAKTILLDVERDNKRMFVTLK